The region AACTTCGGGTGCGCGACTTCCTTCACCCGCAACCGCGGCCGGTACGCGTCGAGCGTAAAGGTGAGCAGCGTCTGCTCGAGGATCTCGCGGTAGCTTTGGATGCTCGTGCGCGCCACACCGGCGTCGCGCGCCAAGGACGACACGTTGAGGATCTGACCGTGGAAGAGGGCGGCGATCGGCAGGAAGCGAACGAAGCTCGGGAGCCGACGGACGGCGGCCTCGGCCTGGATCTCCTGCGCGAGATAGGTCCGCACGTAGGCTGCGAGCCGCTCGGCGCGATTGGGTGCGGCCCACACCAGCGGCAGCGTCCCGAAGGTGAGCGCATCGTCGAGGTCGAAGCGCCTGCCGAGCTCGGCCGCCGTGAAAGGATGCAATCGGCGCTCGACCGCACGTCCGGCGAGCAGGTTCACTCCCTTGCGCCGCAGTTGCCGTGCGCTCGAGCCGCACAGCACGAAGCGAAGCCTGCGCGTCTCGATGAGCCGGTGCACCGCGCTCAAGAGTACGGGGGCGCGCTGCACCTCGTCGATGACCACCCAGGCCCCCGAAGGGAGTCCATCCAGTTTCCGCGCAAAGGCATCCGGCTCCGCCAAAAGCTCCACCAGAAGCGCCTCGTCGAGCAGGTCGAAGGTCGCCGCGGCATCCCCGAAGCGATCTGCCAGCCAATAGCTCTTCCCCGTGCCACGTGGTCCGAACAGGAAAAACGACTCGGCCGCCGGCTGCAGCAAGCGCGCAATCTTGGTGACACCCATACCGTCATTTTTCCTGGAGCTATGCCGGGAGTAAAGGCCGTCACGCGGGTGAGAACCAAGGGGGGCTCGATCCTCCGGATTCCCCGTCTGCGGATGTCGAGCTCGGCCTGCCTACAACGCTCGATCTACTT is a window of Deltaproteobacteria bacterium DNA encoding:
- a CDS encoding ATP-binding protein, translated to MGVTKIARLLQPAAESFFLFGPRGTGKSYWLADRFGDAAATFDLLDEALLVELLAEPDAFARKLDGLPSGAWVVIDEVQRAPVLLSAVHRLIETRRLRFVLCGSSARQLRRKGVNLLAGRAVERRLHPFTAAELGRRFDLDDALTFGTLPLVWAAPNRAERLAAYVRTYLAQEIQAEAAVRRLPSFVRFLPIAALFHGQILNVSSLARDAGVARTSIQSYREILEQTLLTFTLDAYRPRLRVKEVAHPKFFWADAGLVRAFKKQLGPLQEEERGPLFEGWVAQTLRAMNDYVGLFDEWFYWSSHGSAGAVEVDFLLRQGKRLIAIEAKAGRRFRPDFLKGLAAIGDLGGVKRRILVYGGKDSWTTDERVEVMSVARFISEVARGL